Below is a window of Agrobacterium vitis DNA.
AAGAAGAGCTTTGAGCGCGGCGCGCGTTCGCCCATCGGCTTGCAGATGCGTATCGACCGTTCGATGGATGTCACCATGGCGCGCGAGGCCGAACATTTCGAAGCCCGTCTTGGCTCGCTGGCCACCATCGGTTCGGCTGGTCCCTTCATCGGCCTGTTCGGCACGGTTATCGGTATCATGACTTCGTTCCAGGCGATTGCCGGTTCGAAATCCACCAATCTGGCAGTGGTCGCCCCCGGTATCGCCGAGGCGCTGCTGGCAACGGCCATCGGTCTGGTCGCCGCTATTCCAGCGGTCATCGCCTACAATAAATTTTCCGGCGAAGCGGGCAAGCTGTCCTCGCGCATGGAAGGCTTTGCCGACGAGTTTTCCGCCATACTGTCGCGACAGATCGATGAGAAGCTCCAGCCT
It encodes the following:
- the tolQ gene encoding protein TolQ, with the protein product MEQVGLAAASHDVSLWALFMQAGWVVKIVMIGLLGASVWTWAIVIDKYVSFAKARRQFDQFEQVFWSGQSLEELYRTLAERNNTGLAAIFVSAMREWKKSFERGARSPIGLQMRIDRSMDVTMAREAEHFEARLGSLATIGSAGPFIGLFGTVIGIMTSFQAIAGSKSTNLAVVAPGIAEALLATAIGLVAAIPAVIAYNKFSGEAGKLSSRMEGFADEFSAILSRQIDEKLQPRQAAE